In Fusarium musae strain F31 chromosome 7, whole genome shotgun sequence, a single window of DNA contains:
- a CDS encoding hypothetical protein (EggNog:ENOG41), whose product MRKNQSLMPSFQLCLAHYCDLHGPTPLMVTEGLPASCTVCFEDGADPADNRPRSSAHASSTALNDALKNLDLSRSASMPASEQEAQAQRAALLRNSSNSGATPTAIDTPPESPRPAPPHPRRDSSFRRTYDETVTKKQGPCDNCAMTLPRQQAGSNSVHFANNTRGPTLRTRAPAERVFGAGGQASPPNSQTSSDTDGERDEDPRARQRITPSVSSRNTSRSSKSGGTGNSTAAERTPFHVHYVDYTSTHDPVLPDSFSLIRASCLRTLSFETLPRAPSTANPTSPVATSSPAFVTTQSAGSAVTGGPIFFGDALAGYTTAYIFRIPDVHARGHKRVYAFLALSTHRERLAMKTFAVVSTAFRELATWIQQLAEAEAERAAENSPIGSSIYGGGYAPPPPTVESSGGPDRNGSSFLTGGSGFARRMGGGPGASAPKARGLAEIVGQPDIFIELHRRFVHLLFEVGVTLSS is encoded by the coding sequence ATGCGCAAGAATCAGTCACTAATGCCGTCTTTCCAGCTATGTCTTGCTCACTACTGCGACCTTCATGGCCCGACCCCTTTGATGGTCACTGAGGGTCTACCAGCCTCATGTACTGTCTGCTTCGAGGATGGTGCAGATCCTGCCGATAACAGACCACGATCCAGCGCGCATGCATCGTCGACTGCTCTCAACGACGCATTAAAGAACCTCGACCTATCTAGGAGCGCTTCAATGCCAGCCTCCGAACAAGAGGCCCAGGCGCAACGTGCAGCGCTGTTGCGAAACTCTAGCAACTCTGGCGCAACACCCACTGCTATCGATACTCCTCCTGAAAGTCCACGACCGgcccctcctcatcctcggcgCGATTCGAGTTTTCGAAGAACCTATGATGAGACTGTGACAAAGAAACAAGGCCCTTGCGATAACTGCGCGATGACCTTGCCGCGACAGCAAGCAGGATCAAATAGTGTTCATTTCGCAAACAATACTCGTGGACCAACATTGCGTACCCGTGCGCCAGCAGAACGGGTTTTCGGCGCAGGAGGTCAGGCATCGCCTCCCAACTCCCAGACCTCGAGTGATACCGATGGAGAGCGGGATGAGGACCCTCGGGCTCGGCAAAGAATAACACCCTCGGTCAGCTCGCGCAATACCTCGCGATCAAGCAAGAGTGGTGGTACAGGCAATTCGACCGCAGCAGAACGGACACCTTTCCATGTTCACTACGTCGACTATACATCTACACACGATCCGGTCCTACCCGACTCTTTCTCTCTTATTCGAGCATCTTGCTTGCGCACTTTATCCTTCGAGACGTTACCCCGGGCTCCATCTACCGCAAACCCCACTTCACCCGTTGCGACCTCTTCTCCGGCCTTTGTAACTACACAAAGTGCCGGCTCGGCTGTCACAGGCGGCCCCATCTTTTTCGGCGACGCCCTCGCCGGTTACACGACGGCTTATATCTTCCGTATTCCTGATGTACACGCACGGGGTCATAAGCGAGTGTATGCCTTCTTGGCGCTTAGTACTCACCGAGAGCGACTGGCCATGAAGACGTTTGCCGTGGTCTCGACCGCTTTTCGCGAGCTCGCTACATGGATCCAGCAACTGGCTGAAGCCGAGGCCGAGCGAGCGGCCGAGAACTCTCCTATTGGTAGCAGCATCTACGGGGGTGGCtatgcaccaccaccaccaaccgTCGAATCCTCCGGGGGCCCTGATCGCAATGGAAGCAGCTTTCTGACAGGTGGTAGCGGGTTCGCCCGACGGATGGGTGGCGGCCCTGGTGCTTCAGCCCCAAAAGCCCGTGGTCTAGCGGAGATTGTTGGACAGCCTGATATCTTTATCGAGCTGCACCGGCGTTTCGTCCACCTTCTCTTTGAAGTTGGTGTTACCTTGAGCTCGTAA
- a CDS encoding hypothetical protein (EggNog:ENOG41) produces the protein MPHIDLDDEVVDLTLDEFQNQDNIIDLTLEWFEDPDIDWLTDHDGDFDGVFEDTLAAREPHATTTTTTTTSHDAPKMWTKFGEMEEAEEEEADADAEHISAMQQVDLSPSSITQSPPKYVSSPEPFFADTYPEMPELPESCVIEAVDPDLEFGDADAGPSAEVVEQEDVTLEQTPDVPVSTNMRVEFPESLLLVPRSYYEPFEPGVPVLKEREAVARLLEVAEEAGQGIYYDDFVEFQLDDFSVYSDRQRYGQEMCSLHHLHTKHGFNTVFFDGKLSVGNTVFYVHRVEISALPIENYSTLSKHTVKDKIWVRSVLNTEREIYYRLNTPAKEYRRFFNPFLWVADLAKHFVDYLKFKGEEGGQVTIFHFRSNFSIWLAKMHSHAPEFILWKRQHVNNDFRTAIVANIAFLHKEAIGVLGHRKTYKHVIWAEVWEFTRYKPHPKIGPGEDTDTVVTQYIYDCFSHQPFGDRLKAIPLSETTQSLRNALIKQRHLEFPVPVHDRGKTITMAGKKQIRAIRGGDTISIQRDAEGSGTQWRRDVAHGFDDVDRWFALVQRVRVNKRSQRTLDVIWYYRPVDTLCGLMKYPWNNELFLSDHCSCDTRAKISEDEVSGVHQVEFGGTSATEAEFFCRQTYICQQRNWVTLEKDHFRCIHLRKSSPQAPELRPGETRLVMINRDSGRSEPCEFLTFYEEEGNGIYRFRKLLRRHQVDPASRARPNELVYSYVEPLVEVKGSRILEPCFVRYFKDGQAIPTPYDRDGVGGFFYFTHEQFHDNETGTKSYVALSEPPSSIQQGYDPSQSIPRLRGLDLFCGGGNFGRGLEDGGAIEMRWANDFDAKAIHTYMANTAGPSEVSPFLGSIDDLQRLAIEGDFSDNVPPIGDVDFISGGSPCPGFSRLTNDKTTAAQRKNQSLVAAFASCVDLYRPRYGLLENVPGIVQKTANRDQDVFSQLICAIVGLGYQAQFFFLDASACGAPQRRSRVFLAFAAPGHRLPHAPYQTHAHPQNTPKLSLGILPTGEPMAERAIPAATPFDFVSASASTADLPPVYDSKPDICVPYPDHRVSVGITPLMRSRIHLIPTLPWGMNFAKAWYGLDLKKAGSGVMTPSERLAFPERTDKGLGRGNPSSQSYGRQRPDRLFVTVVKTQGPSDAKNGRTLHWHEPRVLTVMEARRAQGFRDEEVLLGIPSDQHQIVGNSVAREVAVSLGAVFCEAWMQSLADEHHTSTAAVSSVVPARIGIEVSPITNIRRLESESASVENTSQSRKSRSESRVNQVSSTPRSTPPTPHQTSTKRSHIAVEIRGSKSLRTDEYNSPSRATSVASSRAKSSRSRHSTRGE, from the coding sequence GCACCTAAAATGTGGACCAAGTTTGGGGAGATGGAGGAagcggaggaggaagaggcagatgcagatgcagagcaCATAAGTGCCATGCAACAAGTCGACCTGTCCCCTAGCTCTATCACCCAAAGCCCTCCTAAATACGTCTCAAGTCCCGAACCCTTTTTCGCAGACACCTACCCGGAAATGCCTGAACTCCCAGAGTCGTGTGTCATAGAGGCTGTAGATCCTGATCTCGAATTTGGTGATGCAGACGCAGGTCCTTCGGCTGAGGTAGTGGAACAAGAAGACGTTACATTGGAACAGACGCCAGACGTCCCTGTCAGCACGAATATGCGCGTTGAATTCCCAGAGAGTCTGCTCTTGGTACCAAGGTCGTATTACGAACCATTCGAACCGGGTGTCCCAGTCCTTAAGGAACGTGAGGCTGTTGCTCGACTGCTCGAGGTGGCTGAAGAGGCCGGTCAGGGTATCTACTATGACGATTTCGTTGAGTTCCAACTTGACGATTTTTCAGTCTATTCCGATCGTCAAAGATACGGTCAGGAGATGTGCtccctccaccacctccacaCAAAACATGGCTTCAATACTGTCTTCTTTGACGGAAAGCTGAGTGTTGGTAATACTGTTTTCTACGTTCATCGAGTGGAAATCAGCGCATTGCCGATTGAGAACTACAGTACACTATCAAAGCACACTGTCAAAGACAAAATCTGGGTGCGGTCAGTGTTAAACACAGAACGTGAGATATACTACCGGTTGAATACTCCTGCCAAGGAATATCGTCGTTTCTTTAACCCGTTCTTGTGGGTTGCGGATCTCGCAAAGCATTTCGTGGATTacctcaagttcaaggggGAGGAAGGCGGCCAAGTTACGATCTTCCATTTCAGATCAAACTTCAGCATTTGGCTAGCGAAAATGCACAGCCATGCACCAGAATTCATCTTGTGGAAGAGGCAGCACGTAAACAATGATTTCAGGACGGCGATTGTGGCCAATATTGCGTTTTTACACAAGGAAGCGATCGGTGTTCTTGGGCATAGAAAAACATACAAGCACGTTATCTGGGCCGAGGTATGGGAGTTCACGCGATACAAACCGCACCCAAAGATTGGGCCTGGCGAAGACACAGATACTGTCGTTACCCAATACATTTACGACTGTTTCAGTCACCAGCCATTCGGGGACCGTCTTAAGGCCATTCCTTTGAGTGAGACTACTCAGTCTTTACGAAATGCACTGATAAAGCAACGCCATCTGGAATTCCCAGTGCCAGTTCATGACAGGGGTAAGACCATAACAATGGCTGGAAAAAAGCAGATTCGAGCGATTCGAGGAGGAGACACAATCTCGATCCAACGAGATGCCGAGGGATCTGGTACACAATGGCGACGTGACGTTGCGCATGGGTTTGACGACGTTGACCGATGGTTCGCCTTGGTACAGCGCGTGCGTGTCAACAAGCGCAGCCAGAGAACTCTCGATGTGATTTGGTACTATCGACCCGTAGACACCCTGTGCGGTCTGATGAAGTACCCTTGGAACAACGAGCTGTTTCTGTCGGATCATTGCTCTTGCGATACCAGAGCCAAGATCTCCGAGGACGAAGTGTCAGGGGTTCACCAAGTCGAGTTTGGGGGGACTTCAGCGACTGAAGCCGAGTTCTTTTGTCGGCAGACATATATATGCCAACAACGAAATTGGGTCACCCTTGAGAAAGACCATTTTCGTTGCATTCATCTGCGCAAGAGCTCTCCTCAGGCGCCGGAGTTACGACCCGGCGAAACCCGACTCGTCATGATCAACAGGGATAGCGGTCGGTCCGAGCCTTGCGAGTTCCTAACCTTCTATGAGGAGGAAGGTAACGGCATATACAGGTTTCGGAAGTTGTTAAGAAGACACCAAGTTGATCCAGCATCCAGAGCTCGACCCAATGAGTTGGTGTACAGCTATGTCGAGCCGCTTGTCGAGGTAAAAGGTTCGCGCATTCTCGAGCCATGTTTCGTTCGCTATTTCAAAGACGGGCAAGCAATACCAACGCCGTATGACCGTGACGGTGTGGGAGGGTTTTTCTATTTCACCCACGAACAATTCCACGACAATGAAACTGGAACGAAGTCATATGTTGCGCTGTCCGAACCTCCCTCGTCTATACAGCAGGGCTACGACCCATCGCAGTCTATTCCACGACTGCGAGGTCTGGACCTTTTTTGCGGAGGTGGCAACTTTGGTCGTGGCTTAGAAGATGGAGGTGCCATCGAGATGCGATGGGCGAACGACTTTGACGCCAAGGCTATTCATACTTACATGGCAAACACCGCTGGGCCCTCTGAAGTATCACCATTCCTTGGGTCTATAGACGATCTTCAACGTCTTGCCATCGAGGGCGACTTTTCAGATAATGTCCCACCGATTGGAGATGTGGATTTTATCTCAGGAGGTAGCCCTTGCCCAGGCTTCTCTCGGCTGACCAACGATAAAACAACTGCCGCTCAGCGGAAGAACCAGTCGTTGGTAGCAGCCTTTGCGTCGTGTGTGGACCTGTACCGTCCACGATACGGTCTCCTTGAGAACGTTCCGGGAATCGTACAAAAGACCGCTAATCGAGACCAAGACGTGTTCAGTCAGCTCATTTGTGCTATTGTAGGCTTGGGCTATCAAGCACAGTTTTTCTTTCTCGATGCTTCTGCCTGTGGTGCACCTCAGCGTCGTTCTCGTGTGTTTCTGGCTTTCGCTGCACCAGGCCACCGTCTACCTCATGCACCATATCAAACGCATGCCCACCCGCAAAATACCCCCAAACTTAGTCTAGGTATTCTTCCCACGGGAGAACCTATGGCTGAGCGCGCTATTCCGGCTGCTACACCATTTGACTTTGTGTCTGCGAGTGCTTCCACTGCCGACCTACCCCCTGTTTATGATTCAAAGCCAGATATATGCGTGCCGTACCCCGACCATCGAGTGTCTGTAGGCATCACGCCTCTAATGCGAAGTAGAATTCACCTCATCCCAACTTTACCCTGGGGCATGAACTTCGCAAAGGCCTGGTATGGTCTCGACCTGAAAAAGGCTGGTTCAGGCGTAATGACGCCAAGCGAGCGCCTAGCATTTCCTGAGCGCACCGATAAAGGTTTAGGACGAGGAAACCCAAGCTCGCAGTCATATGGCCGACAACGGCCCGACCGTCTCTTTGTGACAGTCGTCAAGACCCAAGGTCCGAGCGATGCGAAGAATGGCCGCACGTTACACTGGCATGAGCCTCGCGTCTTGACCGTCATGGAGGCGCGACGAGCGCAAGGGTTCAGGGACGAAGAGGTCCTGTTGGGTATCCCAAGTGACCAGCACCAAATTGTTGGCAACAGTGTCGCTCGTGAGGTCGCGGTGAGCTTGGGTGCTGTATTCTGCGAGGCATGGATGCAGAGCCTCGCAGACGAGCATCACACCTCCACTGCTGCAGTTTCTTCTGTGGTGCCGGCCCGTATCGGTATCGAGGTTTCCCCTATCACCAATATCAGGAGACTTGAGTCCGAGTCAGCCTCTGTCGAAAACACCTCACAGTCTCGAAAGTCCAGAAGTGAATCACGAGTCAATCAGGTTTCATCCACACCGAGATCTACTCCTCCTACTCCCCATCAAACGTCTACTAAGCGTAGCCACATCGCTGTTGAGATTCGCGGATCGAAGTCGCTCAGGACAGACGAATACAACAGCCCCAGTAGGGCCACGTCTGTAGCATCCAGCCGTGCCAAATCAAGTAGGTCGCGGCATAGCACCAGGGGTGAATAG
- a CDS encoding hypothetical protein (EggNog:ENOG41): MELESTDINFSVTWLLGLKPKSTYPSWARDFLTDEPHFLVSRLLGLLPTRKPRRRLRRRRNRSKTVIVPEETLKEDGQDADDQDMDGFGLGKLYGDIPYETDDESESEAEDAPVVEEEPPVLAEPAFLELCKMMEDLLDEIEKSQQDDTDDSDNESIDGLEPEACQDESPSRIEWLRQKKVEKAENKYLDRVMSLTGLEEVKAFFLQAKAKVKAAQRRETDLKKENFDVVFTGGEGTGKTMLARLYAKYLISLGVVKKSGVFTGINRFSAYNMSKTSTLGTIHNTSNTCGGCIAIIDHAHLMNSDDCNLWSLYVRSQDLPGKIVLIVAGNGEWGLSDLMGYSAEVSNHFPILKLPNYTAEELQIVFHGLMRKWFKGKMEVEGGYDGLYVKILIRRIVSGASEKSFGNIWPVQKAFVDACRRQLGRFIQARKTGNYPEDFKMTKEDLLGNKPSLGPEKSPAWKELQQLVGLDDVKEAILAVVNQVNQNYIREMRGDEPLHVSPNRVFLGPPGTGKTTVAKLYGRILADFGLLSKGDVVTKTPADLLDRYIGGSENNTQEALREAKGNVLIIDDAHMLDPGTNGSAGSSKNGDFRGGIIDTIVAEVTGAAGEDRCVILCGYPDQMKELYANANPGLARRFPLDNAFVFDNFSEDTLGKVLDIKLAKEKLVATDKAREVAMEVLKRASVRPNFGNGGEVDNLLFKAISARFRRTAKEQKLHDKDLDQLPLEPQDFDANYDRLSQAATNTRALFDEFVGFEEIISKFESYQYMVQGMRLRNVDPRPYVPFTYVFKGPPGTGKTSTARKLGQVFYDMGLIAAPDVVDVSASQLVGEYCGQTGPKTRRLLESALGKVLFIDEAYRLNGARGSFAEEAVSELVDAVTKPQFARKLIIVLAGYEEDMDRLLRSNQGIKSRFATEFTFRPLRSEQCIEQLRQVVGKVGITIQATPEMDTTTRTSLFSLLQRLSNDKGWASGRSIETLGERLIGHIFKECAIKGYTGKDLTVSGRELVTILGQASGVPYASIRMRGGQVPMGAKVMTLKDLETSE; encoded by the exons ATGGAGCTTGAATCTACAGATATCAACTTTTCCGTCACATGGCTGCTTGGTCTCAAGCCAAAATCCACGTATCCTTCATGGGCAAGAGACTTCCTGACCGATGAACCACATTTCCTTGTGAGCCgtcttctcggccttcttccAACTCGCAAACCCCGCCGCCGCCTGAGAAGGCGGCGCAATCGTTCCAAGACTGTAATTGTACCTGAGGAGACTCTCAAGGAGGATGGCCAAGATGCAGACGACCAAGACATGGATGGCTTCGGTCTAGGGAAATTATACGGTGATATTCCATACGAAACTGATGATGAATCCGAGTCTGAAGCCGAGGACGCACCtgtggtggaagaggagcCACCTGTCTTGGCAGAGCCAGCATTCCTGGAACTGTgcaagatgatggaagatCTCCTGGACGAAATCGA AAAATCACAGCAAGATGATACCGACGACTCGGACAACGAATCGATTGACGGTCTAGAACCCGAAGCTTGCCAAGATGAATCCCCATCAAGAATCGAGTGGTTGCGACAGAAGAAGGTGGAAAAGGCAGAGAACAAGTACCTCGACCGAGTTATGTCTCTAACTGGCCTCGAAGAAGTCAAGGCTTTCTTCTTACAAGCAAAGGCGAAAGTCAAGGCCGCTCAGAGGCGGGAGACCGatctgaagaaagagaacTTTGATGTAGTCTTCACGGGAGGTGAGGGAACAGGCAAGACAATGCTGGCACGCCTCTATGCCAAATACCTGATATCTCTTGGCGTGGTCAAGAAGTCTGGTGTGTTCACTGGAATCAACAGATTTTCGGCATATAACATGTCTAAAACGTCGACTTTGGGCACCATACATAACACAAGCAATACCTGCGGTGGCTGC ATTGCCATCATTGACCACGCTCACCTAATGAACAGCGACGATTGCAATCTCTGGAGCCTCTACGTTCGCTCACAAGACCTTCCCGGAAAGATCGTTCTCATTGTAGCCGGCAATGGCGAATGGGGATTGTCAGATTTGATGGGTTACAGTGCTGAGGTTTCCAATCATTTTCCTATCCTGAAGTTGCCAAATTACACAGCAGAAGAGCTACAGATAGTATTCCATGGCCTGATGCGAAAGTGGTTCAAGGGCAAAATGGAAGTCGAGGGCGGCTACGATGGCCTGTATGTCAAGATTCTGATCCGCAGAATCGTTTCAGGGGCCAGCGAAAAGTCATTTGGTAACATCTGGCCAGTCCAAAAGGCATTTGTCGACGCTTGCAGGCGTCAACTTGGGCGCTTTATTCAGGCTCGTAAGACAGGGAACTACCCGGAAGACTTCAAAATGACCAAAGAAGACCTACTAGGTAACAAGCCTTCTCTTGGTCCCGAGAAGAGCCCTGCCTGGAAagagcttcagcagcttGTCGGCTTGGACGATGTTAAGGAGGCAATACTGGCTGTGGTCAACCAAGTCAACCAGAACTATATCCGAGAAATGCGTGGCGACGAACCCTTGCACGTTTCACCAAACCGAGTCTTCTTGGGACCTCCAGGTACCGGCAAAACCACAGTTGCAAAGCTCTATGGTAGAATTCTCGCAGATTTCGGCCTCTTGTCCAAGGGCGATGTCGTCACCAAGACTCCAGCTGATCTTCTCGATCGCTATATTGGAGGATCTGAGAACAACACGCAGGAGGCTCTCCGTGAAGCAAAGGGCAATGTTCTGATAATAGATGATGCCCACATGCTTGACCCGGGCACCAACGGAAGTGCTGGTAGTTCTAAGAATGGTGATTTCAGAGGTGGCATCATAGACACGATTGTCGCAGAGGTAACTGGGGCTGCTGGAGAGGATCGATGTGTTATCCTCTGCGGCTACCCTGATCAAATGAAGGAGTTGTATGCAAATGCTAACCCCGGTCTGGCCCGAAGATTCCCGCTTGATAACGCGTTTGTGTTCGACAACTTCAGCGAGGATACCCTGGGCAAGGTGCTGGACATCAAGTTGGCAAAGGAGAAGCTGGTTGCTACCGACAAGGCCCGCGAGGTCGCTATGGAGGTACTGAAGCGAGCTTCTGTCCGGCCAAACTTTGGCAATGGCGGTGAAGTGGACAATCTTTTATTCAAGGCCATCTCAGCACGTTTCCGTCGCACTGCCAAAGAGCAGAAACTACATGATAAGGATCTTGATCAACTTCCTCTAGAACCTCAGGACTTTGATGCCAACTACGATCGACTATCGCAGGCGGCGACAAACACGCGGGCATTGTTTGACGAGTTTGTAGGCTTCGAGGAAATCATCTCCAAGTTCGAATCGTACCAGTACATGGTGCAAGGTATGCGACTGCGCAATGTTGACCCTCGGCCCTATGTGCCTTTCACCTATGTCTTCAAGGGTCCTCCCGGAACTGGAAAGACATCGACTGCGAGAAAACTTGGCCAGGTATTCTATGACATGGGCCTGATTGCCGCTCCAGATGTCGTTGATGTCTCGGCATCACAGCTTGTCGGTGAATATTGTGGGCAAACTGGCCCCAAAACACGTCGACTGCTCGAATCGGCACTCGGCAAGGTTCTCTTCATAGACGAGGCTTACAGACTCAATGGCGCTCGTGGATCGTTTGCCGAAGAAGCAGTCAGCGAGCTTGTTGACGCTGTGACAAAGCCTCAGTTCGCACGCAAGCTCATCATTGTGTTGGCAGGCTACGAGGAGGACATGGACCGTCTTCTTCGTAGTAACCAGGGTATCAAGAGTCGGTTCGCAACCGAGTTTACCTTCCGTCCCCTTCGATCGGAGCAGTGTATCGAGCAATTACGGCAAGTTGTTGGAAAGGTGGGCATTACTATCCAAGCTACACCAGAGATGGATACCACCACTCGCACATCTTTGTTCTCACTGCTCCAGCGTTTGAGCAACGACAAAGGCTGGGCCAGTGGCCGCAGCATCGAGACCCTTGGTGAGCGACTGATCGGACATATCTTCAAGGAATGCGCCATCAAGGGTTATACTGGCAAGGACCTTACTGTTTCAGGGCGTGAGCTGGTGACTATATTGGGACAGGCATCTGGTGTCCCTTACGCCAGCATTAGGATGCGCGGCGGTCAGGTCCCTATGGGCGCCAAGGTGATGACCCTTAAGGATCTGGAGACATCGGAGTAG